A window from Glandiceps talaboti chromosome 15, keGlaTala1.1, whole genome shotgun sequence encodes these proteins:
- the LOC144446205 gene encoding uncharacterized protein LOC144446205 → MFIPFISHHQTIIYASSDSFYRFSPSAEWYLNIINQVFLLAGNIVPKEVANNLMRLIAEDTAAEEYDRELRINAVKSYYSLINRPILPDSLVQVICWVIGEFSHLDDSIQPSEVLIKMSELLQRSFDDTTTNSWILSAMIKVVAHSGVYNDTVTTVIKRFQHSGENMDIRQKACEFDQMCQDLTTMKTVLPSPTSQSLEIDATLSFLDEYVSEGLAQGAPVYKSRQQRQTQQLPMVLKSSLWAGLNFEPYKSPSTSVASTTSKSTPPQKSPMITIALDPSLSSGTSGNSSEPIGYEDIGSRGLNLTGVRKVWSKEGYKQTKATKHRPGDTISTIGRPIDSLDTIENRPTKSTPITQISSATATGVTSLPSEPAVQSEEEKIKHQLANALFSGIVGKQEQNTDVRQKQNNSSQKTVFTDSLVEGVGLLDIGDKDTETTTNVDLLSSLHLLDDVDVRVPELPATVQTGQLPVSRNTENTESNLTYGKPSESQNESGQQSISTVGTDFETLAVSSEHLVAMDTKSSSNNSQHLIAMDTSSSNNSQDLRNFSKIMEQTDLKKTSVDEEEISGGKHRNVNEIHTNSSGMLDEMGHFQGQVKEDAAKDLLLGNSETISSDVSLLDTDNEDTGMMLESSPVSTCLPDELTEYPYSKDHIELVSDVMLRISACKVWKPDVVAMVIFIVNQSKDTAKEVKVILDIPSNLKVNDFYLYRQKVQIW, encoded by the exons CAGATTTTCTCCAAGTGCTGAGTGGTATTTAAACATAATTAATCAAGTCTTCCTACTAGCTGGTAATATTGTACCCAAAGAAGTAGCCAATAATCTAATGAGATTAATAGCAGAAG ATACAGCAGCTGAAGAGTATGACAGAGAACTGAGAATCAATGCAGTCAAATCTTACTATTCCCTAATTAATAGACCAATTCTTCCAGACTCTTTGGTTCAAGTTATTTGTTGG GTCATAGGTGAGTTTTCCCACCTAGATGATTCCATTCAACCCAGTGAAGTACTCATTAAGATGTCAGAGCTGTTGCAGAGAAGCTTTGATGACACCACTACAAACAGCTGGATACTCAGTGCAATGATTAAAGTTGTAGCTCACAGTGGGGTGTACAATGATACTGTTACTACTGTTATCAAGAGATTTCAACACTCAGGTGAAAACATGGATATTAGACAG AAAGCTTGTGAGTTTGATCAGATGTGTCAGGACCTTACCACAATGAAGACAGTCCTACCATCTCCAACAAGTCAATCTTTAGAG ATTGATGCCACCTTATCCTTCCTGGATGAATATGTATCAGAAGGTCTTGCCCAGGGTGCACCAGTGTACAAATCTCGACAACAACGACAAACACAGCAACTTCCTATGG TCTTGAAATCATCGCTATGGGCTGGTTTGAACTTTGAACCCTACAAGAGTCCGAGCACCTCAGTAGCCAGTACTACATCCAAGTCAACACCACCACAGAAATCACCAATGATTACAATAGCATTGGACCCGTCTCTCAGCTCAGGAACATCTGGGAATAGCTCTGAACCAATAGGATATGAGGATATAGG GTCACGAGGTCTTAATCTAACAGGGGTACGAAAAGTCTGGAGTAAAGAAGGGTACAAACAAACCAAAGCTACCAAACATAGACCAGGAGATACTATATCTACTATAGGTAGACCAATAGACAGTTTAGACACAATAGAGAACAGACCAACCAAGTCTACACCCATTACACAG ATAAGTTCAGCAACTGCCACTGGTGTCACATCACTGCCAAGTGAACCAGCTGTTCAATCTGAAGAGGAGAAGATAAAACACCAACTAGCAAATGCTCTATTTAGTGGAATTGTGGGTAAACAAGAACAG AATACGGATGTAAGACAGAAACAAAACAACTCATCACAGAAGACTGTGTTTACAGATAGTTTAGTTGAAGGTGTTGGACTATTAGACATAGGTGATAAAgatacagaaacaacaacaaatgtggACTTACTGTCAAGTCTTCATCTTTTAGATGATGTAGATGTTAGAGTCCCTGAACTCCCAGCTACTGTACAAACTGGACAATTGCCAGTGTCTAGAAATACTGAGAACACTGAGAGCAATCTCACTTATGGAAAACCGTCAGAATCACAAAATGAAAGTGGTCAACAAAGTATATCAACAGTTGGTACAGATTTTGAAACATTAGCAGTTAGTTCTGAACAtcttgttgccatggatacaaaaTCATCATCTAATAATTCCCAACATCTCATTGCCATGGATACATCATCATCTAACAATTCCCAAGATTTAAGAAACTTTTCTAAGATTATGGAACAGACGGATTTGAAAAAGACTTCTGTGGATGAAGAGGAAATATCAGGAGGAAAACATCGGAATGTTAACGAGATCCACACAAATAGTTCAGGAATGCTAGATGAAATGGGACATTTTCAAGGACAAGTCAAAGAGGATGCTGCTAAGGATCTGTTACTAGGCAACTCAGAGACGATATCTTCTGACGTCAGTCTCCTGGATACGGACAATGAGGATACTGGAATGATGCTGGAAAGTAGTCCAGTATCAACGTGTCTTCCGGATGAACTCACAGAATATCCATACTCCAAGGATCATATAGAACTAGTATCGGATGTAATGTTACGTATCTCGGCTTGTAAAGTGTGGAAACCCgatgttgttgccatggtgatatttATTGTGAATCAGAGTAAGGACACTGCCAAGGAAGTGAAAGTGATTTTAGACATACCTTCAAATTTAAAGGTGAATGACTTTTATCTTTACAGACAAAAAGTACAAATATGGTGA
- the LOC144446946 gene encoding AP-4 complex subunit epsilon-1-like isoform X1: MVFGGQVIYKDKTNTAKRLFFNCSLYMSDFLRPSKITTEEFGQKWTRQSRDKKLRIENSKVKTMSEYMKVVAEKLHLYPVEIIGYEGISCGLLLDTSNQCLLHGKLTHTKALELWIKTSSQLFSDAVAKQCTSVF; this comes from the exons ATGGTATTTGGTGGGCAAGTCATATACAAAGACAAAACTAACACCGCTAAGAGATTATTCTTTAACTGTTCACTATATATGAGTGATTTCCTAAG GCCATCTAAAATTACAACAGAAGAGTTTGGTCAGAAATGGACTCGTCAGTCTCGGGACAAGAAATTGAGAATTGAGAATTCAAAGGTCAAGACCATGTCAGAATATATGAAAGTTGTAGCAGAGAAGTTACACCTCTATCCTGTAGAAATTATTG GTTATGAGGGTATATCCTGTGGCCTTCTTCTAGACACTTCAAATCAATGTTTGTTACATGGAAAGTTAACACACACAAAGGCACTAGAACTGTGGATCAAAACCAGTAGTCAACTCTTCTCTGATGCTGTTGCTAAACAGTGTACATCTGTATTCTAG
- the LOC144446946 gene encoding AP-4 complex subunit epsilon-1-like isoform X2, producing MVFGGQVIYKDKTNTAKRLFFNCSLYMSDFLRPSKITTEEFGQKWTRQSRDKKLRIENSKVKTMSEYMKVVAEKLHLYPVEIIGICC from the exons ATGGTATTTGGTGGGCAAGTCATATACAAAGACAAAACTAACACCGCTAAGAGATTATTCTTTAACTGTTCACTATATATGAGTGATTTCCTAAG GCCATCTAAAATTACAACAGAAGAGTTTGGTCAGAAATGGACTCGTCAGTCTCGGGACAAGAAATTGAGAATTGAGAATTCAAAGGTCAAGACCATGTCAGAATATATGAAAGTTGTAGCAGAGAAGTTACACCTCTATCCTGTAGAAATTATTG GTATATGTTGCTGA
- the LOC144446206 gene encoding protein O-mannose kinase-like, whose translation MIKSFASSVHVVQLIGQCDGSAILEYHPLQSLDYLNEILTQDKYKQFDTIIFRFQLSINYVKIIHFLHTSPLGVCVMCDSNDITKTLSQFLVTEDLTLIVSDLDALPQVDTERGNLIKCGHKQLYGDFVAPEQLWPYDDRVFDDNDMPGYDEKTDIWKIPNAVNFILGDVTGSDIMRFHLFRIHRQCKERDPALRPTAEEILHEYEHVYKTISKSK comes from the coding sequence ATGATCAAGTCATTTGCATCAAGTGTGCATGTAGTGCAGCTGATTGGTCAATGTGATGGGTCGGCCATATTGGAATATCACCCCTTGCAGTCTCTTGATTACCTGAATGAAATTCTAACTCAGGACAAGTACAAACAGTTTGACACAATAATCTTCAGGTTTCAACTCAGTATCAATTATGtgaaaatcatacattttcTCCATACCAGTCCTCTCGGAGTTTGTGTCATGTGTGACTCCAACGACATCACCAAAACTCTTTCACAGTTTTTAGTAACAGAGGATTTAACATTGATCGTCTCAGATCTTGATGCTCTACCACAGGTTGATACTGAAAGGGGAAATCTCATTAAATGTGGTCATAAACAACTTTATGGAGACTTTGTTGCTCCTGAGCAACTTTGGCCATATGATGACAGGGTatttgatgacaatgatatgCCAGGTTATGATGAGAAAACAGACATCTGGAAAATACCAAATGCAGTCAACTTTATATTGGGTGATGTGACAGGAAGTGACATCATGAGATTCCATCTATTCAGAATTCATCGACAGTGTAAAGAAAGAGATCCGGCATTGAGACCCACTGCTGAAGAAATCCTTCATGAATATGAACATGTTTATAAGACCATATCAAAGTCGAAATAA